A stretch of Solanum stenotomum isolate F172 unplaced genomic scaffold, ASM1918654v1 scaffold11127, whole genome shotgun sequence DNA encodes these proteins:
- the LOC125849839 gene encoding extensin-1-like has product MGKMASLVVTLLVVLVPLSLASESSANYQYSSPPPPKEPYHPSPTSYHPAPIYKSPPPPTPIDSSPPPPKETYYPPHIPVYKSPPPPKEPYYPPHTPTYKSPPPPTLVYKSPLPPIPVYSSPPPPTEPHYPPHTPVYKSPPPPTPIHKSPPPPKEPYYPPHTPTYKSPSPPTPVYKSPPPPTSVYNSPPPPRETYYPPHTPVYKSPPPRTPIYKSPPSPKEPYYPPHTPTYKSPPPPTPIYKSPPPPNEPYYPLHTPVYNSPPLLTPVYKSPPPPTPVYKSPPPPTPVYKSPPPPKEPYYPPHTPIYQSPPPPTPVYNSPPPPTLVFKSPPPPKEPYYPPHTPVYKSPPPPTPIYKSPPPPNAPYYPPHTTVYKSPPPPTPVYKSPPPPKEPYYPPHTPSYKSAPPPTPVYKSPPPPKELDYPPHTPTYKSPPPPKEPYYPPPTPTYKSPPPPTPVYNSPPPPTPVYKSPPPPHYLYTSPPPPYHY; this is encoded by the coding sequence ATGGGGAAAATGGCCTCACTAGTTGTCACTCTTTTAGTGGTTTTAGTGCCACTTAGCTTAGCTTCCGAAAGCTCAGCTAATTATCAATACTCATCTCCCCCACCACCAAAGGAGCCATACCACCCTTCACCAACATCTTATCATCCCGCACCAATTTACAAGTCTCCACCACCGCCAACTCCGATTGACAGTTCTCCACCACCACCGAAGGAGACATACTACCCTCCACACATTCCAGTGTACAAGTCGCCACCACCACCCAAGGAACCATACTACCCTCCACACACCCCAACTTACAAGTCGCCACCTCCACCAACTCTTGTTTACAAGTCTCCACTGCCACCCATTCCGGTTTACAGTTCTCCACCACCACCGACGGAGCCACACTACCCTCCACACACTCCAGTGTACAAGTCGCCACCACCTCCGACGCCAATTCACAAGTCGCCACCACCACCCAAGGAGCCATACTACCCTCCACacaccccaacctacaagtcaCCATCTCCACCAACTCCTGTTTACAAGTCTCCACCGCCGCCAACTTCGGTTTACAATTCTCCACCACCACCAAGGGAGACTTACTACCCTCCCCACACTCCAGTGTACAAGTCGCCACCACCCCGGACACCAATTTACAAGTCACCACCATCACCAAAGGAGCCATACTACCCTCCACacaccccaacctacaagtctCCACCTCCACCAACTCCCATTTACAAGTCGCCACCACCACCAAATGAGCCATACTACCCCCTACACACTCCAGTTTACAACTCGCCACCTCTATTGACTCCAGTTTATAAGTCTCCACCTCCACCAACTCCTGTTTACAAGTCGCCACCACCACCAACTCCTGTTTACAAGTCGCCGCCACCACCTAAGGAGCCATACTACCCTCCACACACCCCAATCTATCAGTCACCACCTCCACCAACTCCCGTTTACAATTCACCGCCTCCaccaactttagtctttaagtCACCACCACCACCCAAAGAGCCATACTACCCTCCACACACCCCAGTGTACAAGTCGCCACCTCCACCAACTCCTATTTACAAGTCGCCACCACCACCAAATGCACCATACTATCCTCCACACACTACAGTCTACAAGTCGCCACCTCCACCAACTCCCGTTTACAAGTCACCACCACCACCCAAGGAGCCATACTATCCTCCACATACCCCATCCTACAAGTCAGCACCTCCACCAACTCCAGTCTACAAGTCGCCGCCACCACCCAAGGAGCTAGACTACCCTCCACACACCCCGACCTACAAGTCGCCACCACCACCCAAGGAGCCATACTACCCTCCACCTACACCAACCTACAAGTCGCCACCTCCACCAACTCCCGTTTACAActctccaccaccaccaactCCAGTCTACAagtctccaccaccaccacatTATCTTTACACCTCTCCCCCTCCTCCCTACCATTACTAA